Proteins co-encoded in one Waddlia chondrophila WSU 86-1044 genomic window:
- a CDS encoding DUF6531 domain-containing protein → MRFFLFLLTVSLFALHADDLQEIDPEKYASLIDFETAPSAIVSNVNVITGHYVETETDYLSRSASPIHIQRNYNSGSDRKAFLGGALGSDCMGICFSSESQGKDLGC, encoded by the coding sequence ATGCGCTTTTTTCTGTTTCTTTTAACTGTTTCCCTGTTTGCTCTGCATGCCGATGACTTACAAGAGATTGATCCGGAGAAGTACGCTTCCCTGATTGATTTTGAGACAGCTCCCAGCGCAATTGTCAGCAATGTCAACGTGATCACCGGCCACTATGTGGAAACAGAAACCGATTACCTCAGCAGATCTGCCAGTCCGATTCACATCCAAAGAAACTATAACAGCGGATCTGATCGAAAAGCCTTTTTAGGGGGGGCGTTGGGATCTGACTGTATGGGGATCTGTTTTTCATCGGAATCGCAGGGAAAGGATTTGGGTTGCTGA